One genomic region from Kamptonema formosum PCC 6407 encodes:
- a CDS encoding DUF3685 domain-containing protein: MTNLQLLVVEGDPLFRLGLRVACEQYPDLQAIAEVESGTEALNAIAALGDENIPDVVIWILDGQIWLSDVTEQDFSVGMMLCQQLKTQYPNLPLLLLAGSSTPALLARAKQAGVNGYCSKAIAVAEIVAAIRLVASGESYWPERSQEQENQSNTIPLAIEEQSELRPGSPFPRLSLYRKLIAHLSRSGMQEIDAAIAEVNTQLQDSRLLQKEDFVSLSDWVLLSGRRRELLAARWIVSQLLPTDREQKIIENREEISRRITNNKTTNSPFPIPNLPTVISNSELSPQLSATNDLQTALFKAIAAKLESGLVNLTGLPLEIDIFRLNKKQDLMYIILRKLQDILDELRFSQVELPQLSEKRSSIIRDLWQDTIADFFGKYYTLRIEEGNVGEVRNTAGLPLQKRSELGGNPSFVLPPSSLLFSEKQERIEVVPVLLQETQLVETAILDKIPLVVECFAHLLYQTPLIIDNISCSAGSPEAMVRSQVMLENLVIQLANGVVQPLLNNFADLEEIKQKFYDRQLISTREIEKFRNNLSWKYRMQNLFWEPQAIFESRFLLLTLNEIGIQKISIYSPRNQELAQLSGVQLVVTLVLEMRDATAPRVRAIIAFLGTGVVYVLTQVIGRGIGLIGRGILQGVGNSLQDSKWEKKGD; encoded by the coding sequence ATGACCAATTTGCAATTGTTGGTGGTTGAAGGCGACCCTCTTTTTCGCCTGGGTCTGCGGGTTGCTTGCGAACAGTACCCGGACTTGCAAGCGATCGCAGAGGTGGAGTCTGGGACTGAGGCTTTGAATGCGATCGCTGCTCTGGGCGACGAAAACATCCCCGATGTCGTAATTTGGATTTTAGACGGGCAGATTTGGCTCTCAGATGTTACTGAGCAAGATTTTTCTGTGGGGATGATGCTGTGTCAGCAGCTCAAAACGCAGTACCCCAACTTACCATTATTGCTACTGGCGGGAAGTAGTACACCAGCTCTTTTAGCAAGAGCAAAGCAAGCGGGTGTCAATGGCTATTGCTCAAAAGCGATCGCAGTTGCAGAGATCGTAGCAGCTATTCGCTTAGTAGCATCCGGTGAAAGCTATTGGCCAGAGCGATCGCAGGAGCAAGAAAATCAGAGCAATACAATTCCTTTAGCTATAGAAGAACAGAGCGAATTACGTCCCGGTTCTCCCTTCCCCAGACTTTCTCTGTATCGAAAGTTAATTGCTCATCTTTCCAGATCGGGAATGCAGGAAATTGATGCCGCGATCGCGGAAGTAAACACACAATTACAAGATTCTAGACTGTTACAAAAAGAAGATTTTGTATCTCTGAGCGATTGGGTTTTACTCAGCGGTCGCCGCCGCGAATTGTTAGCTGCTCGTTGGATTGTCAGTCAGCTATTACCGACCGATCGGGAACAGAAAATTATAGAAAATCGGGAGGAAATCAGCAGGAGAATAACTAACAATAAAACAACTAATTCCCCCTTTCCAATTCCTAATTTACCTACGGTAATTAGCAATTCAGAATTATCTCCTCAGCTTTCAGCCACAAATGATTTACAAACCGCTTTATTTAAAGCAATAGCGGCGAAATTAGAATCAGGTTTAGTTAACTTAACGGGTCTACCTCTGGAAATAGATATCTTCCGGTTAAATAAGAAACAGGACTTGATGTATATAATCTTACGCAAATTACAGGATATACTTGATGAATTGCGCTTTTCCCAAGTCGAGTTGCCGCAATTATCAGAAAAGCGTTCGAGTATTATCAGAGATTTGTGGCAAGATACAATCGCGGATTTCTTTGGTAAATATTACACCCTACGGATAGAGGAAGGGAATGTTGGGGAGGTGAGAAATACAGCAGGATTGCCCCTACAAAAAAGGAGCGAACTGGGGGGAAATCCCTCTTTTGTTCTTCCTCCTTCTTCCTTGCTATTTTCCGAGAAACAAGAGCGAATAGAAGTTGTACCAGTGTTGTTGCAAGAGACTCAACTGGTTGAGACTGCAATTCTTGATAAAATTCCGCTAGTAGTGGAATGTTTTGCTCATTTACTATATCAAACTCCGCTGATAATTGATAATATTTCCTGCTCAGCGGGTAGCCCCGAAGCGATGGTGCGATCGCAAGTAATGCTGGAAAACTTAGTGATTCAACTGGCTAACGGGGTGGTGCAACCGCTATTAAATAATTTTGCCGATCTAGAAGAAATCAAACAAAAATTTTATGACCGTCAGTTGATTTCTACGCGAGAGATTGAGAAATTTCGCAATAATTTGTCTTGGAAATATCGAATGCAAAATTTATTTTGGGAACCACAGGCAATTTTTGAAAGCCGCTTTTTGCTGTTGACATTGAATGAAATAGGAATTCAGAAAATATCAATTTATTCTCCTAGAAATCAGGAGTTAGCTCAACTTTCGGGCGTGCAGTTGGTGGTGACACTGGTATTAGAAATGAGGGACGCGACAGCTCCTCGTGTCCGAGCAATTATCGCTTTTCTGGGCACGGGAGTTGTCTATGTGCTGACGCAAGTTATTGGACGAGGAATTGGTTTAATTGGACGGGGAATTCTTCAGGGAGTAGGCAATTCTTTGCAAGATAGTAAGTGGGAAAAAAAGGGTGACTAA
- the cydB gene encoding cytochrome d ubiquinol oxidase subunit II, whose protein sequence is MTALEHFLPQVWFVILALFLLLYVMLDGFDLGVGILSLTADDEERRGILMTSLGNVWDANETWLVLMGGALFGAFPLAYGTILNALYIPIMMMLFGLIFRAVAFEFREHSNRKLFWNYAFGAGSFLASFAQGLALGGVLEGIAVDQAGHFIGTTWDWLTWRSIVVALTLIQGYVLIGSTYLIMKTGGELQTTHYRTAKIAAITTLIGAILITIVTPVFSESARTKLFDAPLVYIFAIIPLVGVLLIWLLLRSIERKEERTPFIWTILIFLMSFLGLGLIVFPYIIPTQITIYQAAASPSALVFMIIFIGFLIPIMLFYNIYNYVVFRGKVVGGHYGN, encoded by the coding sequence ATGACAGCTTTAGAGCATTTTCTTCCCCAAGTTTGGTTTGTAATTTTAGCTCTTTTTCTATTGCTCTATGTCATGCTAGATGGTTTTGACTTAGGCGTAGGAATTTTGTCCTTAACTGCTGATGACGAAGAACGGCGGGGCATTTTAATGACCAGTCTGGGAAATGTTTGGGATGCCAATGAAACCTGGCTGGTGTTAATGGGAGGCGCACTTTTTGGTGCATTTCCCCTAGCTTACGGCACAATTTTAAACGCCCTATACATCCCCATTATGATGATGTTGTTCGGGTTGATTTTTCGGGCAGTTGCCTTTGAATTTCGCGAACATTCTAACCGGAAATTATTCTGGAATTATGCTTTTGGGGCGGGTAGTTTTCTAGCATCTTTCGCCCAAGGTTTAGCCCTTGGTGGGGTGCTAGAAGGCATTGCAGTTGACCAAGCGGGACACTTTATCGGCACAACTTGGGACTGGTTAACTTGGCGGTCAATTGTTGTCGCTTTGACGCTAATTCAAGGCTATGTTTTGATTGGTTCCACCTATTTAATTATGAAAACAGGTGGGGAACTACAAACTACTCACTATCGCACGGCGAAAATTGCAGCAATTACAACGCTAATTGGAGCTATCTTGATTACAATTGTCACTCCAGTTTTTTCAGAAAGTGCGAGGACAAAGTTATTTGATGCCCCGTTGGTTTATATCTTTGCTATCATTCCTCTGGTGGGAGTCCTGTTAATTTGGCTATTGCTAAGAAGCATTGAGCGCAAGGAAGAAAGGACACCTTTTATCTGGACTATCCTAATTTTCTTGATGAGTTTCTTGGGACTAGGATTGATCGTTTTTCCCTATATTATCCCGACTCAAATCACGATTTACCAAGCAGCAGCTTCCCCAAGTGCTCTGGTTTTTATGATTATCTTCATTGGCTTTCTAATTCCGATTATGTTGTTTTACAACATTTACAATTATGTTGTTTTTCGGGGTAAGGTTGTTGGCGGTCACTATGGGAATTGA
- a CDS encoding cytochrome ubiquinol oxidase subunit I, whose amino-acid sequence MDFFSNTLALSRMQFALTAIFHILWPVLTTGMGIYLVIVEGMWLKTRNPDYYHHARFWAKLYVLNFGIGVASGIPMEFQFGTNWAPFSEAAGDFFGSILGFEAAMAFMLEAGFLGIMLFGWERVNPVIHYFATIMVAFGANLSTFWILVANSWLQSPAGGDFVNGKFIVSDYFEAILNPFMLNSVLHMFFATLETSLFVIGGISAWYILNKRHSAFFSYSLKIVVAAAIAVAPLQIYIGHLSAEQVYHYQPTKLAAMEAQWETIPAGKSADWLALALPNEKAEKNDWELAIPKTLGLVLEFKPTLSEPVLGLKEWKPENRPRMVGLIYYSFRIMVAIGFYFAALMAFSVIQWIRGKLSAENIANQTWLMRAWILAAPLGYIAVESGWIVRCVGRQPWTVYGQIRTADAVSAIPASNVLGSLITFATVYSFLLICTLYFGSRIIRQGPNLSLPVPSLEVEDEPAIEIEPAEHIPDSRPAEAQQ is encoded by the coding sequence ATGGATTTTTTCTCTAATACCCTCGCGCTATCGCGAATGCAATTTGCACTGACTGCGATCTTCCATATCCTCTGGCCAGTATTGACTACAGGCATGGGAATTTATCTAGTAATAGTCGAGGGAATGTGGCTAAAAACCCGCAATCCTGACTACTACCATCACGCTCGCTTTTGGGCAAAACTTTACGTCCTTAACTTCGGTATTGGCGTAGCTTCCGGCATCCCAATGGAATTTCAATTTGGCACAAATTGGGCTCCATTTTCCGAAGCAGCGGGCGACTTTTTCGGCAGTATTTTAGGCTTTGAAGCTGCAATGGCATTCATGCTAGAAGCAGGTTTTTTAGGCATCATGTTATTTGGTTGGGAGCGAGTTAATCCTGTCATTCACTATTTCGCTACCATCATGGTAGCCTTCGGTGCTAACCTCTCAACCTTCTGGATATTAGTAGCTAATTCCTGGCTGCAAAGTCCCGCAGGTGGAGACTTTGTGAATGGCAAATTTATCGTTTCCGATTACTTTGAAGCCATCCTCAATCCATTTATGCTCAATAGCGTTCTCCATATGTTCTTTGCAACATTGGAAACATCGCTATTTGTGATTGGTGGTATTAGTGCCTGGTACATCTTAAATAAGCGACACTCAGCCTTCTTTTCTTACTCATTAAAGATTGTAGTAGCCGCTGCGATCGCAGTTGCCCCTTTGCAAATTTATATCGGCCATTTAAGCGCCGAACAAGTCTATCACTATCAGCCTACCAAACTAGCAGCAATGGAGGCTCAATGGGAAACAATTCCAGCAGGAAAATCTGCCGATTGGCTAGCCTTAGCTTTACCGAACGAAAAAGCAGAAAAAAATGACTGGGAACTAGCAATACCTAAAACATTAGGATTAGTTCTAGAATTTAAACCAACACTGTCAGAACCCGTCCTTGGTCTCAAAGAATGGAAACCAGAAAATAGACCCCGAATGGTAGGTTTAATCTACTATTCTTTCCGCATCATGGTTGCTATTGGTTTCTACTTTGCAGCATTAATGGCATTCAGTGTAATTCAGTGGATTCGAGGCAAACTTTCTGCTGAAAATATTGCTAACCAAACTTGGCTAATGCGAGCTTGGATTTTAGCCGCTCCCCTGGGATATATTGCTGTAGAATCAGGTTGGATAGTGCGCTGCGTAGGTAGACAACCCTGGACTGTTTACGGACAAATTCGCACGGCTGATGCTGTTTCTGCTATTCCCGCCAGTAATGTTTTAGGTTCCCTAATTACCTTTGCTACTGTCTACAGCTTTCTATTAATTTGTACCTTGTATTTTGGTAGCAGAATTATTCGTCAAGGCCCGAATCTCAGTTTACCAGTACCAAGTTTAGAAGTAGAAGATGAACCAGCAATTGAGATAGAACCGGCCGAACACATTCCCGATAGCCGACCGGCAGAAGCACAGCAATAG
- a CDS encoding urease accessory protein UreH domain-containing protein, with the protein MLDLMLISTLGFLGSFGHCAGMCGPLAIAFSLSQTTANQKSAALRFHLLLNLGRIVAYAIAGSAIGGVGSVLIASGQMAGTGSGLRRAIAILTGLMLIWFGLLQIKPNLLPRLPMLHPLSHQRIQEAMIGVSAHKSWWMPAALGLLWGLIPCGFLYVAQIKAAETGSVVLGAATMLAFGLGTLPTMLGVGIFAGRLSASRRSQLFQMGGWVTIAIGILTLLRTDEMVDFTAHGSLLCLMLALIARPVSKLWAQPLRYRRALGVAAFVLAIAHSLHAIDHALRWNFEAVSFMLPLHQLGMAAGVTALLLMTPAAITSCDRAQNYLGRRWRQIHLLSVPAFLLCAVHAIAIGSHYLGGFEWTAQNKLLTALLGAIALSILLVRSHLFWTLLSLERFYVSPIKQK; encoded by the coding sequence ATGCTAGACCTAATGTTAATTAGCACCTTGGGATTTCTGGGCAGTTTTGGTCACTGCGCGGGGATGTGCGGCCCCTTGGCGATCGCATTCTCTCTCTCCCAAACTACCGCCAACCAAAAAAGCGCTGCCCTGCGGTTTCATCTGCTGCTAAATTTAGGCCGGATTGTGGCCTATGCGATCGCAGGTAGTGCTATTGGGGGAGTGGGTTCGGTGTTAATTGCTAGCGGACAAATGGCCGGTACCGGTAGCGGATTGCGCCGCGCGATCGCAATTCTTACAGGTTTAATGTTGATTTGGTTCGGATTGCTGCAAATTAAACCCAACTTGCTGCCGCGTCTGCCGATGCTGCATCCGCTGTCGCATCAACGCATACAAGAGGCAATGATCGGGGTTTCCGCGCACAAAAGCTGGTGGATGCCAGCAGCTTTGGGATTGCTTTGGGGTTTGATTCCCTGCGGTTTTCTGTATGTGGCGCAAATTAAGGCGGCTGAAACTGGTAGCGTGGTTTTGGGTGCGGCGACGATGCTAGCGTTTGGACTGGGAACTCTGCCAACTATGCTAGGGGTGGGGATTTTTGCTGGTAGACTGAGTGCTTCGAGGCGCAGTCAACTGTTTCAGATGGGAGGTTGGGTAACGATCGCGATCGGCATTTTAACCCTGTTGCGAACCGATGAAATGGTGGATTTCACCGCTCACGGATCGCTACTATGCCTAATGCTAGCACTGATCGCACGTCCTGTCAGCAAGTTGTGGGCGCAACCCTTGCGTTACCGCCGCGCCTTGGGTGTGGCAGCGTTTGTGCTGGCAATTGCTCATAGTTTACACGCGATCGATCACGCGCTGAGATGGAATTTTGAAGCTGTATCTTTTATGTTGCCATTGCACCAGTTAGGTATGGCTGCGGGGGTGACGGCGTTGCTATTGATGACTCCTGCGGCGATTACAAGTTGCGATCGCGCCCAAAATTACCTCGGCAGGCGGTGGCGGCAAATTCACCTGCTAAGCGTGCCCGCTTTCCTGCTATGTGCGGTTCATGCGATCGCGATCGGTTCCCACTATCTCGGCGGCTTTGAATGGACAGCGCAAAATAAGCTATTGACGGCATTATTAGGCGCGATCGCGCTCTCGATTTTGTTAGTTAGATCGCACCTATTTTGGACACTTTTATCTTTGGAGAGGTTCTATGTTTCCCCTATTAAACAAAAGTAA
- a CDS encoding ion channel: MKKHRHHQEARLVGKNGQFNLNIVRMGTSPLRLGDLYHWLQAISWFGFFGLIALVYVISNALFALAYLAGGDCIANAQPGSFKDTFFFSVQTMATIGYGAMYPRTSYANIIVAVEALFGLLGVAMVTGLAFTRFSKPTAKVLFSRIAVIAPQNGVLTLMYRTANQRYNQILEAQQRLTLVRDEVTAEGQFMRRFYDLNLVRSRTPIFALTWTIMHKIDENSPLYGLTAEDLFSQEVEIVATMTGLDETVSQTIHARHSYLAGEILWNVRFVDILSKSSDGKRFVDYSRFHDVISL, translated from the coding sequence ATGAAAAAACATCGCCACCACCAGGAAGCGCGTTTAGTAGGCAAAAATGGACAATTCAATTTAAATATTGTGCGAATGGGTACATCTCCCTTACGTTTAGGCGATCTATATCACTGGTTACAAGCAATTTCTTGGTTCGGATTTTTTGGGCTAATTGCTTTAGTTTATGTAATCAGTAATGCTCTATTTGCCTTAGCCTACTTAGCGGGAGGAGACTGCATTGCTAACGCTCAACCGGGTTCTTTCAAAGATACTTTTTTCTTTAGCGTTCAAACAATGGCTACTATTGGTTATGGGGCGATGTATCCGCGCACTAGCTATGCTAATATCATTGTTGCTGTGGAAGCGCTTTTTGGTTTGCTAGGAGTGGCGATGGTGACAGGTTTAGCTTTTACTAGGTTTTCCAAACCTACGGCTAAAGTTTTATTCAGCCGTATTGCTGTTATTGCTCCTCAAAATGGCGTATTAACTTTAATGTACCGCACGGCAAATCAACGCTATAATCAAATTTTAGAAGCTCAGCAGCGACTCACTCTAGTTCGCGATGAAGTTACTGCTGAGGGACAATTTATGCGCCGTTTCTACGACTTAAATTTAGTTCGCAGCCGAACGCCTATTTTTGCATTAACTTGGACTATTATGCACAAAATTGATGAGAATAGTCCTCTCTATGGATTGACAGCAGAGGATTTATTTAGCCAGGAAGTTGAAATTGTAGCGACTATGACTGGACTTGACGAGACCGTTTCTCAAACTATTCACGCTCGTCATTCTTATCTAGCTGGAGAAATTCTCTGGAATGTGCGGTTTGTAGATATCTTATCGAAATCCTCGGATGGTAAAAGATTTGTAGATTATAGTCGTTTCCATGATGTCATATCTTTGTAA
- a CDS encoding S8 family peptidase, which yields MINAHTPYLNPDEQPWLISQFNQLSNKTASQREFYQGLYPDIAATQVAEVMSSSLDSLLLADSSTQPLSAGGVSGAIAKVDQNSDPLTGENLKSIASVSPNSAGSVENQANRSMYADFARVLQGVDGTGITIGVISDSYDINQRDTKNAIDDINSGDLPGPTNPFGRTTPIQVLAETVGTGVDEGRALMQLIHDIAPGAKLLFHTASDATGKSFTDRSVGNAIRSLAAAGANIIIDNVNGFESPFFQDGDAAQAVNEVTSKGITYFTSTGNNDRNGYQSAFVNSGIVFNPGQLPVAVVPENNISTLGGNIPVSSFKGGVAHDFDPGPGIDFLQGFTLDPGKRIAFTLQWDEPFYVGGEVATTATDLDVYILNADGTAVVGGSAIDNTKVSPNTGKASGPIEFVSFANLGKETSKFNIAIVRASGPDPQQIRYVFNAPVGLPTNLEFPTNSSTLYGHKNAVGAIAVGATNYQDTPAFNELIGGPTLEQFSSVGGIPILFDINGKRLEQAKVRLKPDIVAPDGVNTTFYGLSDPKGNGSFEADGLPNFFGTSAAAPNAAAVAALMLQVAPWATPNDVAIAMRVTAVDMNDPGTTAADPGFDFASGYGFLNADRAMAMLALFDESFYLAQYPQVAAAVANKTFRNGFEHFALFGQYEGLNPSAKFDNQLYLALNPDVAEQVSNGVFRSGFDHFIKRGEFQGRDPRNLYNESYYLEQNSGVATFLSEKKFRSGYEHFILFGQFEGRKGSPFFDEQFYLEQNPKVAEAVASGLFSSGYEHFTKVGQFEGRSPSTLVNEVSYLRDNPDVAVAVKAGVYQSGIEHFVLFGQRENRIK from the coding sequence ATGATTAATGCCCACACTCCGTACTTGAACCCTGACGAGCAGCCCTGGCTGATTTCCCAGTTTAACCAATTATCCAACAAAACTGCTAGCCAAAGAGAGTTCTATCAGGGATTATACCCCGATATTGCTGCTACTCAAGTCGCGGAGGTTATGTCTAGCAGCTTAGATTCATTGTTGCTTGCCGATAGTAGCACTCAGCCCTTGTCGGCTGGGGGGGTTTCAGGTGCGATCGCGAAAGTAGACCAAAACAGCGATCCCCTAACAGGAGAAAATCTAAAATCTATTGCTTCTGTGAGTCCTAATAGTGCAGGTAGTGTTGAAAATCAAGCTAACAGATCGATGTATGCTGACTTCGCTCGCGTGTTGCAAGGTGTGGATGGAACGGGAATTACAATTGGGGTAATTTCTGATAGCTATGATATTAATCAAAGAGATACAAAAAACGCAATAGATGATATCAACTCCGGCGATCTTCCCGGCCCTACTAATCCCTTTGGTCGCACTACCCCCATACAGGTTTTAGCGGAAACTGTTGGGACGGGAGTTGATGAAGGTCGAGCATTAATGCAACTAATTCACGATATCGCTCCCGGTGCCAAGTTACTATTTCATACAGCCAGTGATGCTACTGGTAAATCTTTTACAGATCGCTCCGTTGGTAATGCCATTCGTTCCCTTGCCGCTGCTGGTGCTAACATTATTATAGACAATGTTAATGGCTTTGAATCGCCTTTTTTTCAAGACGGAGATGCGGCCCAGGCAGTAAATGAAGTTACCAGCAAGGGAATTACTTATTTCACTTCTACTGGCAACAATGACCGCAATGGTTATCAAAGCGCTTTTGTCAACTCAGGAATTGTTTTTAATCCCGGTCAATTGCCAGTTGCAGTTGTACCAGAAAATAATATTTCCACCCTTGGTGGTAACATTCCGGTGTCAAGTTTTAAAGGTGGCGTAGCCCACGATTTTGACCCCGGCCCCGGCATTGATTTTTTACAAGGTTTTACTCTCGATCCTGGTAAAAGAATTGCTTTTACCTTACAGTGGGATGAACCTTTTTATGTTGGAGGAGAAGTAGCGACAACGGCAACAGATTTAGATGTTTATATCTTGAATGCCGATGGTACGGCCGTAGTCGGTGGTAGTGCGATCGATAATACCAAAGTATCTCCCAATACAGGTAAAGCTAGCGGGCCAATTGAATTTGTGTCCTTTGCCAATTTGGGTAAAGAAACTAGCAAATTTAATATAGCCATTGTCCGAGCGAGTGGCCCCGATCCGCAGCAAATTAGGTATGTTTTTAATGCACCTGTGGGCTTGCCAACTAATCTAGAATTCCCGACTAATAGTTCAACTTTATATGGACATAAAAATGCAGTCGGTGCGATTGCAGTGGGGGCGACTAATTATCAAGATACGCCCGCATTTAATGAATTAATTGGTGGCCCAACTTTAGAACAGTTTTCGAGCGTTGGCGGCATCCCAATTTTGTTTGATATCAATGGTAAGAGATTAGAGCAAGCTAAAGTCAGACTCAAACCAGATATCGTTGCTCCTGATGGAGTAAATACTACATTTTACGGACTATCAGATCCCAAAGGAAATGGCTCTTTTGAGGCCGATGGATTACCCAATTTCTTCGGTACTTCAGCGGCGGCTCCGAATGCAGCGGCGGTAGCTGCTTTAATGCTACAAGTGGCACCTTGGGCAACTCCTAATGATGTGGCAATAGCGATGAGAGTGACTGCTGTAGATATGAACGATCCGGGGACAACTGCGGCCGATCCAGGGTTCGATTTTGCCAGCGGTTATGGCTTTTTAAATGCCGATCGTGCTATGGCAATGCTAGCTTTATTTGATGAGAGTTTTTATTTAGCTCAATATCCACAGGTAGCGGCGGCTGTTGCTAATAAAACTTTCCGCAATGGGTTTGAACATTTTGCTCTATTTGGGCAATATGAAGGTCTTAATCCTAGTGCTAAATTTGACAATCAGCTCTATTTAGCTCTCAATCCTGATGTAGCAGAGCAAGTTAGTAATGGGGTTTTTCGTAGTGGTTTCGATCACTTTATTAAAAGAGGAGAATTTCAAGGAAGAGATCCCAGAAATTTGTATAATGAGAGTTATTATCTCGAACAAAATTCCGGCGTGGCTACATTTTTGAGTGAAAAGAAGTTCCGCAGTGGTTACGAACATTTTATTTTGTTTGGGCAATTTGAAGGGAGGAAAGGAAGTCCTTTTTTTGATGAGCAGTTTTATTTAGAGCAGAATCCAAAAGTAGCTGAAGCTGTAGCCAGCGGGTTATTTAGTAGTGGTTATGAACATTTTACAAAGGTAGGACAATTTGAAGGTAGATCGCCTAGTACCTTGGTAAATGAAGTTAGTTATCTGCGAGATAATCCTGATGTAGCAGTGGCAGTTAAGGCTGGAGTTTATCAAAGTGGAATTGAACACTTTGTTTTGTTTGGTCAACGGGAAAATCGAATTAAGTAA